The genomic stretch atttattttcttttaaaaagggtAAATTCATTAGAATTCACTTCGGCACAAGTGGCAAACTGGCTAGTGCTGACATTGAAACTTGTAAGTATAAGGATTTATTTTTGGAATTCATGTTGTATTTTGATAATAAGATGGTAACATGAGCACATTTTCTAAACAGATCTGCTGGAGAAGTCTAGAGTAACATTCCAGCTTTCAGATGAGAGAGGCTACCACATCTTCTACCAGATGATGACCAACCATAAGCCTGAGCTGATCGGTAAGAACATTTTCAGAATGTTATCGTTTTCCCATTTTTTGGCCCAACCTCTCTGTGACTCAGCTTAAAATGCATTTCTTGTTTCACAGAAATGACTCTTATCACCACCAATCCCTATGACTTCCCCATGTGCAGTCAGGGTCAGATCACAGTGGCAAGCATTGATGACAAGGAGGAGCTGGTTGCCACAGATGTAAGAGGCTCTTGAACTGAAATGAGAATTCCTAAATTTGTACTTAATTTGATGCTAATGTTGATCTTCGTGGTTTAGACGGCTATTGACATTCTGGGCTTCAGTAATGAGGAGAAGATGAGCATTTATAAATTTACTGGAGCTGTTCTCCATCATGGTAACATGAAGTTCAAGCAGAAGCAGCGTGAGGAGCAAGCTGAGCCAGATGGCACAGAAGGTGAGGCTGtaattctgcattttttttttttgttaaaaacatATGAATGCCTTTGTTATTGTGATCAGCTGAACACAGGTACTTACTGTGTGTAATTTTGCTGCTTTTAACAGAGGCTGATAAAGTTGCCTATCTTCTGGGCTTAAACTCAGCTGATATGCTGAAGGCTTTATGCTACCCTAGAGTAAAGGTCGGAAATGAGTTTGTGACAAAGGGCCAGACTGTGCCACAGGTAATATTCACATTTGCTACAATTGGATAACGTCTTAAATTCTGTTATACATTactaaaataaattacattttacatttactcttCTTTTAGGTGTACAATGCCGTGAGTGCCTTAGCCAAATCCATCTATGAGAGAATGTTCTTGTGGATGGTCGTACGTATCAACCAGATGCTGGACACAAAACAAGCTAGACAGTTCTTCATTGGTGTGCTGGACATCGCTGGATTTGAAATCTTTGatgtatgtaatatttttgcTAATCTAATCACTAAGAAAACTTGATGAAATGAGGTTGACCATTGactcagttttattttatttctttctagTTCAACAGCATGGAGCAGCTGTGCATCAACTTCACCAATGAGAAGCTGCAGCAATTCTTCAACCACCACATGTTTGTCCTGGAGCAAGAAGAATACAAAAAGGAGGGTATCGTTTGGGAGTTCATTGACTTCGGCATGGACTTGGCTGCTTGCATTGAGCTCATTGAGAAAGTAAGTAGAACATATACATTCATTCTTACAGGTGAAACTACATCTGATTTCCATTCAAGCAAATGCATTTTCTTCAATGACATTTTGTCTGCAAACAGCCCATGGGTATCTTCTCCATCCTTGAAGAAGAGTGCATGTTCCCCAAGGCAACAGACACCAGCTTCAAGAACAAGCTCTACGATCAGCATCTTGGAAAGTGCAATGCTTTCCAGAAGCCCAAGCCTGCCAAAGGCAAAGCTGAAGCTCACTTTTCTCTGGTTCATTATGCTGGTACTGTGGACTACAACATCGCTGGCTGGCTGGACAAGAACAAGGACCCACTGAACGAGTCTGTCGTGCAGCTGTACCAGAAGTCTTCAGTTAAACTGCTGGCTACCCTCTACCCACCTGTTGTTGAAggtaatttcattttattcataagAATACTCACTAAAATATTAGTTGCCTGATAAAAAATTATGCGCATTACTTTGTGTACTCATTTTTTCAGAGACTGGCAAGAAGGGAGGCAAGAAGAAGGGTGGTTCAATGCAGACTGTCTCCTCACAGTTTAGGGTACGTTATAGTTACAGGTCATCACAAAAAGCAGTTCTATTAATATGCAATTGCCATTGGAGCAGATGTGCACTATCTTAACCAATGAGAAAATGAATGCCAATAATGTATTCACTCTACAGGAGAACTTGGGCAAGCTTATGACCAACTTGAGGAGCACTCATCCCCACTTTGTGCGCTGCCTGATTCCTAACGAGTCTAAAACTCCAGGTAAACATCATCACTTAAAGCTGAACTAAGAGGGATGTTTCATTTCATATGAATATTTACTGAAATTGTTTTGTATAGGTCTCATGGAGAACTTCCTGGTTATCCATCAGCTGAGATGTAACGGTGTGCTGGAGGGTATCAGAATTTGCAGAAAAGGTTTCCCCAGCAGAATCCTCTATGGGGACTTCAAacaaaggtaaaaaaaatatgtgaaaaaaaaactgtacggCTGTTGCTTTCATTTCTcataaaaatgagttaaaacCTGATTTTTTACAGATACAAAGTGCTGAATGCTAGTGTCATCCCAGAGGGTCAGTTTATTGACAACAAGAAGGCCTGTGAGAAGCTTCTAGGATCCATTGATATCGACCATGACCAGTATAGATTTGGACACACTAAGGTGAATACtcacctgtaaaaaaaaagttaaaagacCTTGCATACAATATCCAGTAGGGCATTTAGGGTAGTAATTCCTTTCTCTTCAATTCAGGTGTTCTTCAAAGCTGGCCTGCTGGGTACTCTTGAAGAGATGCGAGATGAGAAACTGGCTGCTCTGGTCACAATGACTCAGGCTGTTTGCCGTGGTTACCTCATGAGAAGAGAGTTTGTTAAGATGATGGAGAGGAGGTATTTTAAAAAGACACCTGTGATCTTTttacacatttaacagaaaatctgaAAGTTAACTGAATGTCAGTAGAAGTTCTAACACAATACATGCGGTTTCCCATGGTGGACTCTACCTTCAACAGTCAGTAGAACAGTGGCAgaatgaagtgtttttttttattacccaGGGAGTCCATTTATACCATCCAGTACAACATCCGCTCATTCATGAATGTCAAACACTGGCCATGGATGAAGGTGTACTACAAGATAAAGCCTCTCCTGAAGAGTGCTGAAACTGAGAAGGAGCTGGCCACCATGAAAGAAGACTTTACAAAATGCAAGGAAGACTTGGCCAAAGCTGAGGCCAAAAAGAAGGAGCTTGAGGAGAAGATGGTGTCTCTGCTTCAAGAGAAGAATGACCTGCAACTTCAAGTGGcatctgtaaatatttttttctaaaagaCCTAATAAAACTATAAATTGTCCAAGCATGATTATTAAAGTTTTGAATCTGCTCTGTAGCTAACCATTTCTTTTTCACTAATTATTTTGCTGTAAATAGGAAGCTGAAAATCTTTCAGATGCTGAGGAGAGATGTGAGGGTCTGATAAAGAGCAAAATTCAGCTTGAAGCTAAACTCAAAGAAACAACTGAGAGATTGGAGGATGAAGAAGAAATCAATGCTGAGCTGACTgccaaaaagaggaaactggAGGACGAGTGCTCTGAGCTCAAGAAGGACATTGATGACCTGGAGCTTACCTTGGCTAAAGTGGAGAAGGAGAAACATGCCACTGAAAACAAAGTCAGTACTGTTTACTAGATGGCAAAGAATTAACCGTTCTCAAATCTGATTTCACTTTAAATCATTTTCTAACAATGCATTAATTCAAAAATTGTAGGTCAAGAACctcacagaggagatggcagcTCAAGATGAGAGCATTGCTAAACTCACAAAGGAGAAGAAAGCCCTCCAAGAGGCACACCAGCAAACTCTTGATGATCTCCAGGCAGAGGAGGACAAAGTCAACACTCTGACAAAGTCTAAAACTAAGCTTGAGCAACAAGTGGATGATGTGAGTTACATGACACAGTCATCAAACTGGACTACTCACACGTTAATTCTGTTTAATGCTAAGCAAATGCTGTGTTTGTACAGCTGGAGGGCTCTCTTGAGCAAGAAAAGAAGCTCCGTATGGACCTGGAGAGAGCCAAGAGAAAGCTTGAGGGTGACCTGAAACTGGCTCAAGAATCCATCATGGACCTGGAGAATGACAAACAGCAATCTGACGAGAAGTTAAAAAAGTAATTCAAAACGCAAATTATAAACAACTCCATCCTGGttatcaaaatgtatttaaaattacTTAAATGCTTAATACATTAcgtatttaaataattttcatttttcttacttatcattaaaatatttgtatGCATTGTATAACAATGTTTCTGTTAAATTCTCTCAGGAAAGACTTTGAAATTAGCCAGTTTCTTAGCAAGATTGAGGATGAGCAATCTCTGGGTGCTCAGCTTCAGAAGAAGATCAAGGAACTTCAGGTAATAATACATTCTTTTTGTGATAATGACAACTGGGAgagatttttttattaacaatttATAACAATTGTAGTCTAATAAATAACATTTGTGGGTTGCTTTATAGGCCCGTATTGAGGAGCTAGAGGAAGAGATTGAGGCTGAGCGTGCTGCTCGTGCCAAGGTTGAGAAGCAGAGAGCTGATCTCTCCAGAGAACTCGAGGAGATCAGTGAGAGGCTTGAGGAGGCTGGAGGAGCAACTGCTGCTCAGATTGAGATGAACAAGAAGCGTGAGGCTGAGTTCCAGAAGCTGCGTCGCGATCTTGAAGAGGCCACCCTGCAGCATGAAGCGACTGCTGCTGCCCTGCGCAAGAAGCAGGCAGACAGCGTTGCTGAGCTTGGAGAACAAATCGACAACCTCCAGCGTGTCAAGCAGAAGcttgagaaagaaaagagtgaaTATAAAATGGAGATTGATGATCTCTCCAGCAACATGGAGGCTGTTGCTAAAGCCAAGGTCTGTGTTGagcactgaaaaacacaaaataaatgaataacattaaaaaacacacatggtTAGTATATTCCGAGAGTGGCATTAAAACagtaatcattttttaattgaCAGGCAAATCTtgagaaaatgtgcagaaccCTTGAGGATCAACTAAGTGAAATCAAGACCAAAAATGATGAGAATCTGCGCCAAATTAATGACCTCAGTGCTCAGAAGGCCAGGCTCCAGACTGAAAATGGTAACTGAGCTTTCAGTGATACACGTCATAATACATTAGCATTTATTGCCATACCTGCCATAGTCACTCATTTTGAAGTTCTTTATACCCAGATTACTAAGTAACATATaatgtttatagtttttatggAGATAACTGAACATCACATATTTTCAATGCTCCGCAGGTGAGTTTGGACGCCAGCTAGAAGAGAAGGAGTCTTTGATTTCTCAGCTGACCAGAGGCAAACAAGCTTTCACTCAACAAATTGATGAACTGAAGAGACAGATTGAAGAAGAAGTTAAGGTAACAATGTCATCAAATAGTACCTCATGAAGCAGATCTCAAATTAATTAATGGCTCAAAGAAACATTGCCTTTTGTGCTTCACAGGCAAAGAACGCCTTGGCCCATGGATTGCAGTCTGCTCGTCATGACTGTGACCTCCTCAGGGAGCAGTTTGAAGAGGAGCAGGAAGCTAAGGCTGAGCTTCAACGTTCAATGTCAAAGGCCAACAGTGAGGTTGCACAGTGGAGGTCTAAATATGAAACTGATGCCATCCAGCGCACTGAGGAGCTTGAGGAGGCAAAGTAGGGGCAAAGGAGGCTATCGTGATTGACACTAGATATTcacaacattaaaatgaatacaaagtcgagtctgaaatgaaatgtaatttttaacagGAAGAAGCTGGCACAGCGTCTGCAGGAGGCTGAGGAGCAAATTGAGGCTGTGAACTCCAAGTGTGCCTCTTTGGAAAAGACCAAGCAGAGACTCCAGGGTGAGGTAGAGGACCTCATGATTGATGTGGAAAGAGCCAATGCCTTGGCTTCCAACCTTGACAAGAAGCAGAGGAACTTTGACAAGGTAAACTGTCTGAGTAATTTAGTGACACATAGTCTACTCATATTGCTTGAACAATAGCCTTTATGAAATGAGGATCGCATATCTACTAAAGGTGCTGGCAGAATGGAAGCAGAAGTATGAGGAAGGCCAGGCAGAGCTGGAGGGAGCCCAGAAGGAGGCTCGTGCTCTCAGCACTGAACTCTTCAAGATGAAGAACTCTTACGAGGAAGCTCTTGACCAACTGGAGACCCtcaagagagaaaacaagaatcTGCAACGTATGTTCCAGTGCtcctgtgacacacacacacacacacatacacatacacatatatatattttctaaaacgattatccttctgggtcgcagggggaactggagcctatcccagcggatGCTCCTgtgatatttattaataattttaaaaaaaggatgtAGTAGAAACTAGAAACATTTTGTTAGAAatatattcatgtttatttcaaaCTACACTATGATTTGCTATTGTTGCAGAGGAGATCTCAGACCTGACTGAACAGATTGGTGAGACTGGAAAGAGCATTCATGAGCTGGAGAAGGCCAAGAAGGCAGTAGAGACTGAGAAGGCAGAGATTCAGACTGCCCTGGAAGAGGCTGAGgtaaaatagaataataagaTTCTGATGTTTAATCTGCTTTTCTTATgttaacatttttgtaaaaatgatTCTTCATTTTATCTATGAAAACTGATCATTACTCTCTTACAGGGTACTCTAGAACATGAGGAGTCCAAGATTCTTCGTGTCCAGCTTGAGCTCAACCAGGTCAAGAGTGAGATTGACAGGAAGCTTGCAGAGAAAGATGAGGAAATTGAGCAGATCAAGAGGAACAGCCAGAGGGTAACTGAGTCCATGCAAAGcactctggactctgaggtCAGGAGCAGGAATGATGCTCTGAGGATTAAGAAGAAGATGGAGGGAGATCTCAATGAGATGGAGATTCAGCTGAGCCATGCCAATAGGCAGGCTGCCGAGGCTCAGAAACAACTGAGGAATGTGCAGGGACAACTCAAGGTAAAAGCCCTTTTCAGTCACAGTTCACAGAACCTTTGTCTGATGAGCCTTATATAATTTGCTGACTGTCCACATTAACTTTAATACATAGGTTTCAAGAAACTATCATGGCCCATGACTGAAATGCAATGTCCTATGCACTATGATAACAGATATGCTATTTTTTGGTGATTTGTCACAGTGTAGTTTTAGTTGACAGTATGCTTCCACAGTCAATTCATACATGTGAATGGTGTTTTCAGTAGAGCTCAATGCAATATGTTGATAAACATTGCAAATTCTACTGTTTTCTGATACATAGGATGCCCAACTGCATCTTGATGATGCTCTGAGAGGACAAGAAGACATGAAGGAACAGGTGGCCATGGTGGAGCGCAGGAACACTCTGATGTTGGCAGAGATTGAagagctcagagctgctctggagcagacagagagaggtcgCAAGGTGGCCGAGCAAGAACTGGTGGATGCCAGTGAGCGTGTTGGACTGCTGCACTCCCAGGTACTAAAACTGTGGCTTTTTATAAAACTAAGAAATGAACATATCTAATCTAGATCATTAGTAATTTCTTACATTATTTCTCACAGAACACAAGTCTGCTGAACACCAAGAAGAAGCTTGAGGCTGACCttgttcaagttcaaagtgAGGTTGACGACACTGTGCAGGAAGCAAGAAATGCAGAGGAGAAGGCCAAGAAAGCAATCACTGATGTGAGTGCTTGACTTAATTAACCCTTCAAAAAGTTTTAATGCACACACCTATCACCTAAGAATATCTCAGCCAGGCTGCATTGAAggcctgtagttactgaataataaaccttagtatgtaacaagcctgggattttaaaaggTTAATTAGTCTTCAGTTGTATTAGTTTTATGAAGTACTCCAAAACCTAGATCTCaaaaatttatttgatttctcaGGCTGCCATGATGGCAGAAGAGCTCAAAAAGGAGCAGGACACCAGCGCTCACCTGGAGAGGATGAAGAAGAACCTTGAGGTCACAGTCAAGGACCTGCAGCACCGCCTGGATGAGGCTGAGAATCTGGCCATGAAAGGAGGAAAGAAACAACTCCAGAAATTGGAGTCCAGGGTAAGTCATACTCAGAAGCTAAAGTTTACTGAACACTTGGCTACAGTATCTGAActtcaaagagggggtcatTTCCATTGGAATCATTGCCACTGATGTTAGTTTCACTATACACACTTTAAAGATTTTTTCATGTATGAACACTTCCAGGTTCGTGAGCTGGAGGCTGAAGTTGAGGGTGAACAGAGAAGGGGAGCTGATGCTGTTAAGGGTGTCCGCAAATATGAAAGAAGAGTGAAGGAACTCACCTACCAAGTATGTACAAATTCCGTCCATTTCAAAACatgaaagtaatgtttacaCCAAAActataaactaaataaaataattatgtgATTTGTAGACTGAGGAGGACAAGAAGAATGTCAACAGGCTACAGGATCTGGTTGACAAGCTGCAGCTGAAGGTCAAAGCTTACAAGAGACAAGCTGAGGAAGCGGTGAGTCAAACATATTAGAACAGGACATAATGGCTTTGATAAACTATTTAGAGCACCACCTTAAAAAATACCACAATAACATTGCAAACATTCCATAATTGCACATTCAGGAGGAACAAGCCAATGCCCACCTGTCCAAGCTCAGGAAGGTGCAGCATGACCTGGAGGAGGCTGAGGAGCGAGCTGACATTGCTGAGTCTCAGGTCAACAAGCTCAGAGCCAAGAGCCGTGATTCTGGAAAGGTCAGTAAAGAAAACAATTCACTCATCGAAGCACacagaaatatttaattatcCAACACATACTTATCAAATATATGTTGCTTCATAAGAAGCAAAACATTTGAGTTAACAAatgctttctctcttccccaGGCCAAAGAAGAGTAAATCAGCTTGATTCTGCTGTGGTTATACAATATGACTACGTAGCAGCACCAGTCTTTTGTtcaatttctgttaaataaaccTGTATATAGCAGCATCAACCTGTGTGTCTGAGTCATTCATATAGAAAACCACAGCATATACCAATTGAGTATCTAGGCTAAAGTGAGcttcttggtttttttttttttttttttagacaaatGCATTGTTCCATGACTAAAGTGCCCTTACATAAAGCTTGTAGTAATATACATAACTCAATTTGTTGAGACTGTCCTATACAAACATTCATGTACAATCATATGAAATAGTACTAAATGTTATCTGAAACTAAATTATTATATTCAATTTAAACTAAATTATTATCTTCAACAACTATACTTGTCTGTCAATTTGCAGGTTTTTTATATATTCAAATCAGTAAGATGactcatttctcattttcattttttacggTCCACAATCAAATCTATTTGCCAGACATCAGTGATGCAAGATTTAACAAGGACACCAGATGTAAGTGATGCAAATCACCACTCATTAAACTGTGAAGCACAAAAATCTGagtgtaaggtttacaggtccatttttccttttttatagcTCTGACTAAACTGATTCTactttctattctattctgattctacttttaaatttgttttatttcatgattTTAGCTGCTAATGTTGACATTCTGagctttattttttacattacatgcaCACCTGTCTTAAAATTTAGAATTGTCAGTGGATATTCGTTAATATATCAATGATGTGACATCAATTGTGACACTCACTCTCCTTATCTTACTACTATACCTGTCGGTCAATTTGCAGGTTTTTCACTGCGAATAGGGCAGCCCACtgctctggacaagtgtgcttgctgccccctagtgtgtgttcattagtgtgaaACTTCCCTATTGCAGGAGTATCAAGGGTCAATCTTGAATAGTCCCATCCTATACTGTCAAAGGCCTTCTCTGAGtctaaaacaacaaaagcttCTGAAATCTGCAAGTTATCacattatataatatacactgtattgccaaaagtattcactcatctacCTTCACATTCAtgatagggttgaggtcagtcaagttcttccacaccaaacttgctcatccatgtctttatggaccttgctttgtacactggagcacagtcatgttgaagcaggaaggggccgtccccaaactgttcccacaaagttgggagcatgaaattgtcgaaaatcttttggtgctgaagcattaaaagttcctttcactgaaactccTAAAAAttaaccccacaccataatcccaactccaccaaattttacacttggcacaatgcagtcagactgtaatggggagcgaggtagcggacgcatgcgtggaggtaagcgacttttattgagggaaaatccagggtcatagagccaatacggagaaaTCGTGGGGCAAACATGACAAAACCAGACTATAACCAACGGTACAAACACGACGAGCAAACATCGAaccaatacatcaaacaaagaccgatacactcaaacagggcaaggacaaagaacagcaaagacaaagtgcaaacacagggcttaagtaacaaagggaaaacgagggacaggtgaaaacaatcaggggcggagtaaccaaacaaggggcaggactccaaaaccaaaacaaacacacatggacaggactgggaggggccaatcgtgacacagacaagtaccattctcctggcaaccgccaaacccagagtcatccatcagatttccatatGGAGAAGCacgattcatcactccagaaacACGTCTCTACTCCactccagtggcagtgctttacaccactgcattcgacgctttgcattgcactctCTACACTTTTCTTGAGCTAATCtcaaggccacatgaagtttggaagtctATAGCAATTGACTCTCCAGAAAGTTGCtcacctctgcacactatgcgcctgtcattttacatgacttactacttcgtggctgagttgctgttgttcccaatcgcttccactttgttataataccattgacagttgactgtggaatatttagtagtgaggaaatttcacaactggacttgttgcacaggtgtcCTATCACGCTAACatgctcctgagagcgacccattctttcacaaatgtttgtagacgcagtctgcatgcctaggtgtttggttttatacacctgtggcgatggaagtgattggaagaCCCTGAATTCAATTATATGGATGGATGACttaatacttttggaaatgtagtgtatttaaAAGTCTACAGATGTTACAAAATAAAACTCTGATATATTGGTCCTCTGATATAATAAATGGGAAGAGAGTCTCAATGCATTTGGTCAGAATCTTATAGGTTATCAGAATAGAATTTTGTGCTCATTACAAAGCAAACTGATGGGAAGATATGAGCTGCAAAGCATGGGATCTTTATCCTTCTTTATCATAAGTGGAATAGCGGCCTGTGTCAAGGAAGGGGGCAAACCCCTTCTCAGGGACTCATTAAATACCTCCAGCAAGAGTAAAGACAGTTGGTTGTCAAATTTAAGAACTCCATTCCAAACCCATCTGGTCCTGGGGATTTACAGCTACTTAAAGATCTAATAGCTCTAATAACCCTtgtcctaaccctaatcctaactctggTCCTAAATTTAACCTTTGTCCCAATACTAACCAACAAAATGAatcttaaactcaacccaaaatctaaccccaaccctaaccGTGATCCTAAATTTAACTTTtgtcctaaccctaaccctgatcCTGAATTTAACCCTtgtcctaaccctaacctgtCCTAAACCTTCTCCAAACCTTAACTTTCCTCTacacttcaacccaaaacctaatcctaaccccaattTTAATCTCAAAGTCAACCCCAAACCCAATCTGAACCTTAACTTTGGTCCTAAATTTAATCTTTGTTATAAATATAACCCTAACTCTACTCTTAAGTTTTATTCTTGTCCTAATCCAAACCCTAACTTTCCATTACAATTCAACCCAAAACATAATTCTAGCCCTAACTTTAATCTCAACCTCAAGCCAAAAGATAATTCTACCTCAATCTGTAGTCCTAAATTTAACCGTTGTCATAACCCAAGCCTTAACTCTGGTCATAAATTGAACCTTtgtcctaaccctaactttccCCTACAATTCAACCCAAAATTTTCTCCAAACCTTAACTTTCCTCTacacttcaacccaaaacctaatcctaacattaatttttaatctcaacctcaacccaaaacctaatctgaATCTTAACTTTGGTCCTAAATGTAACCTTTGATATAACTTTAACACTAACTATGGTTCTTTTACccttctaatcctaaccctaccTTTCCTTTATAATTTACTCCAAAATGTAATCCAAGCCCTAACTgcaagggggagcgaggaggcggacgcacacgctgagataggcgagatttattatgggcaaatccagggtcgtggtcaaaacagtccagggtcaatgagccgataTGTacagattgggggacagacatgacaaagaaccaGAATCCACGTCAAACAAAGAacagatacaaagatacaaagactggcaaacgcaaggagcaaacacagggcttaaatacacttaacaatgagggacaggtgaatacaatcaggggcagagtaaccaaacagggggcaggactgaaaccaaaacaaaggagcacatggacaggactgggaggggccaaccgtgacactaACTTTAATATCAACCTCAACCTAAAATCTAATCTGAACCCAAAATTTGTCACTAAATTTAACTCTTGTCATAACCCCAACTGTCTAAAATTTAGCTGttgtcctaatcctaaccctcaattTAATCTCAAGGtgaacccaaaacctaatcgtAAAattaagagtaaaaaaaaagtcagcctCCATTGAGTCCTAATATTGTGGTAAGATACTTTAAATGGCCAATACTGGAAGCCAACCGCAACTATTGGCTTTATGGGGCCAGGAACCCTTAGGTTTGACTGATCTATGAAACTACGCAAGGCTGATCCTGGTCAGTGACCGGTTGGGAGTCCATGCTGTGCTGCCAGCAGTTCAAAGCTTTTCAACcaatacttttattttgaatctCTGGAGACAATGGAATGTAGTTTATACTGTGGGAGTAAGCAGAACACCTAAGACAGAACATAGAAAGTCTGGATGTACTCAGTTATACATGCTACTGTAGCACGGCATGTGCAAACCTGGGttcaaggaggacgctggaggcagggttcagggttgcagcagccattactTTACTTTCACACAAATAACTAAGTAAACTCAACCAACACTAAGCTGGCCAGCTGCCTCCAGCTTTTCAGCTGCTCAATCTCCTTttgctgctgctcgtccctcccgcgctctgttccctctcagctctttttaaacgCAGCATGAGCACCGGAgcagagagggaacgagagcttaAGCTTGACTGGATTATGAAGCTAAGCAGGGCTGGTCCAGATATGTTGAAACCTAACTCTCTAAAAATTAGATgaccaggaccaggattggacaCCTCTAGcgttttttcagtgttcagttcATGACCACAGAGATGCTCtttgctgaatatttttggaagtagtccactctcaacctagcagtgacactaatgtGCGTAAAAAAACTTCATTAGCATGACTGTGTCTAATAAACTAGCATCAACATTACACACTACCATGTATCACTGTTGTGAAGAGAACAGACCACCattcaaataatatctggtggTGGTCCCATGGTCCCTTTCCATCCAAACCATATTAAATAACagatgagtgcagaaacaattATGTGAACGAAATATACTGGCATAAAAGTGTTGCACTGTGACAGAGATATAAAACGTTTCTTGAATTAAATGCTAATAATCTCTGAAC from Pygocentrus nattereri isolate fPygNat1 chromosome 23, fPygNat1.pri, whole genome shotgun sequence encodes the following:
- the LOC119262240 gene encoding myosin heavy chain, fast skeletal muscle-like — its product is MSTDAEMAVYGKAAIYLRKPEKERIEAQSRPFDAKTACYVADQKELYLKATIKSRDGGKVTVEVLTTKEERTVKEDDVSPMNPPKFDKIEDMAMMTHLNEASVLYNLKERYAAWMIYTYSGLFCATVNPYKWLPVYDAEVVAAYRGKKRMEAPPHIFSVSDNAYQFMLTDRENQSVLITGESGAGKTVNTKRVIQYFATVAVQGEKKKETAGKMQGSLEDQIIAANPLLEAYGNAKTVRNDNSSRFGKFIRIHFGTSGKLASADIETYLLEKSRVTFQLSDERGYHIFYQMMTNHKPELIEMTLITTNPYDFPMCSQGQITVASIDDKEELVATDTAIDILGFSNEEKMSIYKFTGAVLHHGNMKFKQKQREEQAEPDGTEEADKVAYLLGLNSADMLKALCYPRVKVGNEFVTKGQTVPQVYNAVSALAKSIYERMFLWMVVRINQMLDTKQARQFFIGVLDIAGFEIFDFNSMEQLCINFTNEKLQQFFNHHMFVLEQEEYKKEGIVWEFIDFGMDLAACIELIEKPMGIFSILEEECMFPKATDTSFKNKLYDQHLGKCNAFQKPKPAKGKAEAHFSLVHYAGTVDYNIAGWLDKNKDPLNESVVQLYQKSSVKLLATLYPPVVEETGKKGGKKKGGSMQTVSSQFRENLGKLMTNLRSTHPHFVRCLIPNESKTPGLMENFLVIHQLRCNGVLEGIRICRKGFPSRILYGDFKQRYKVLNASVIPEGQFIDNKKACEKLLGSIDIDHDQYRFGHTKVFFKAGLLGTLEEMRDEKLAALVTMTQAVCRGYLMRREFVKMMERRESIYTIQYNIRSFMNVKHWPWMKVYYKIKPLLKSAETEKELATMKEDFTKCKEDLAKAEAKKKELEEKMVSLLQEKNDLQLQVASEAENLSDAEERCEGLIKSKIQLEAKLKETTERLEDEEEINAELTAKKRKLEDECSELKKDIDDLELTLAKVEKEKHATENKVKNLTEEMAAQDESIAKLTKEKKALQEAHQQTLDDLQAEEDKVNTLTKSKTKLEQQVDDLEGSLEQEKKLRMDLERAKRKLEGDLKLAQESIMDLENDKQQSDEKLKKKDFEISQFLSKIEDEQSLGAQLQKKIKELQARIEELEEEIEAERAARAKVEKQRADLSRELEEISERLEEAGGATAAQIEMNKKREAEFQKLRRDLEEATLQHEATAAALRKKQADSVAELGEQIDNLQRVKQKLEKEKSEYKMEIDDLSSNMEAVAKAKANLEKMCRTLEDQLSEIKTKNDENLRQINDLSAQKARLQTENGEFGRQLEEKESLISQLTRGKQAFTQQIDELKRQIEEEVKAKNALAHGLQSARHDCDLLREQFEEEQEAKAELQRSMSKANSEVAQWRSKYETDAIQRTEELEEAKKKLAQRLQEAEEQIEAVNSKCASLEKTKQRLQGEVEDLMIDVERANALASNLDKKQRNFDKVLAEWKQKYEEGQAELEGAQKEARALSTELFKMKNSYEEALDQLETLKRENKNLQQEISDLTEQIGETGKSIHELEKAKKAVETEKAEIQTALEEAEGTLEHEESKILRVQLELNQVKSEIDRKLAEKDEEIEQIKRNSQRVTESMQSTLDSEVRSRNDALRIKKKMEGDLNEMEIQLSHANRQAAEAQKQLRNVQGQLKDAQLHLDDALRGQEDMKEQVAMVERRNTLMLAEIEELRAALEQTERGRKVAEQELVDASERVGLLHSQNTSLLNTKKKLEADLVQVQSEVDDTVQEARNAEEKAKKAITDAAMMAEELKKEQDTSAHLERMKKNLEVTVKDLQHRLDEAENLAMKGGKKQLQKLESRVRELEAEVEGEQRRGADAVKGVRKYERRVKELTYQTEEDKKNVNRLQDLVDKLQLKVKAYKRQAEEAEEQANAHLSKLRKVQHDLEEAEERADIAESQVNKLRAKSRDSGKAKEE